From the Desulfovibrio sp. JY genome, one window contains:
- a CDS encoding histidine phosphatase family protein, translated as MGTIYLMRHGAIIQQKPRRFIGQTDFPLTEAGREQAKLWREPLAGVAFAAAVSSDLSRCLETAALVLDGRDIAVRPEPRLREINLGSWEGLTVEAVRERFPGAYERRGNDLTGFCPEGGESFADVQGRAVAAVSELAAIPGNVLVVAHGGVNRTVLCHALGLDLTHLFRLGQDYCRLNILDVAGDAWRVDAVNAAPVVPWRFPGP; from the coding sequence ATGGGCACGATCTATCTGATGCGCCACGGGGCCATCATCCAGCAGAAGCCGCGCCGGTTCATCGGCCAGACCGACTTTCCCCTGACCGAGGCGGGCCGGGAGCAGGCGAAGCTGTGGCGCGAGCCGCTGGCCGGGGTGGCATTCGCCGCCGCGGTCAGCTCCGACCTGTCCCGGTGTCTCGAAACCGCCGCCTTGGTGCTTGATGGCCGGGACATCGCCGTGCGCCCGGAGCCGCGCCTGCGCGAGATCAACCTCGGCAGCTGGGAGGGGCTCACCGTGGAGGCGGTCAGGGAGCGCTTTCCCGGAGCCTACGAACGCCGGGGCAACGACCTGACCGGCTTTTGCCCCGAGGGCGGGGAGAGCTTCGCCGACGTCCAGGGGCGCGCCGTCGCCGCTGTAAGCGAGCTGGCCGCCATACCCGGCAACGTGCTGGTCGTGGCCCACGGCGGCGTCAACCGCACCGTGCTGTGCCACGCCCTGGGGCTCGACCTGACCCACCTGTTCCGCCTGGGCCAGGACTACTGTCGCCTGAACATCCTGGATGTCGCCGGCGACGCATGGCGCGTGGACGCGGTCAATGCCGCGCCCGTGGTTCCCTGGCGCTTTCCCGGCCCCTGA
- the cynS gene encoding cyanase: MSMTRKEATEAILAAKKEKGLTWAKIAAAVGGDKVWATSALLGQNSLNAEEAQKAATVLGLGPDVAAALQECPMKGSLDATVPVDPLIYRFHEVTQVYGTTLKELIHEEFGDGIMSAIDFELSVDRKADPKGDRVVVTMNGKFLPYRKW; this comes from the coding sequence ATGTCCATGACGCGAAAGGAAGCGACGGAAGCCATCCTGGCGGCGAAAAAGGAAAAAGGGCTCACCTGGGCCAAGATCGCCGCGGCCGTCGGCGGCGACAAGGTCTGGGCCACCTCGGCCCTGCTCGGCCAGAACAGCCTGAACGCCGAGGAGGCGCAAAAGGCCGCGACGGTCCTCGGGCTCGGGCCGGATGTGGCGGCCGCCCTGCAGGAATGCCCGATGAAAGGCAGCCTGGACGCGACCGTGCCCGTGGACCCGCTCATCTACCGGTTCCACGAGGTCACGCAGGTCTACGGCACCACGCTCAAGGAGCTCATCCACGAGGAGTTCGGCGACGGCATCATGAGCGCCATCGACTTCGAGCTGTCCGTGGACCGCAAGGCCGACCCCAAGGGCGACCGGGTGGTGGTCACCATGAACGGGAAGTTTCTGCCTTACCGCAAATGGTAG
- a CDS encoding BMP family ABC transporter substrate-binding protein has protein sequence MRRVSLILAAAFALLCATAAMTFAAGKPLTFGLLLVGPYNDKGYSQAQYEGGKYVEAHLPGSKMLYLDKLNPADRPGVTIPQVVDDLAAKGATLILAGSDDMKDGIREAASQHPELTFVHVSGDDVLTGKAPKNLGNLFSKMEYAKMMAGFSAAMTTKTGKIGFLGPLINDETRRLADAAYLGARHAWVDVRGQKPEDLTFKVSWIGFWFNIPGVTADPNQLAGSFFDQGFDVIISGIDTPEALTVAAARRNAGADVHALPYDYKDACQGAPEACLGVPYFNWGPPFLTIAKAVADGTYKPAFTWLSPDFAALNDPDKSPVGFMPGKGLSAEAKKALDAFVADLGSGKANLYAGPLEYQDGSVFVPAGHTATDKELWFCPQLLRGMEGASASK, from the coding sequence ATGCGCCGTGTTTCGCTGATCCTTGCGGCGGCTTTCGCCCTTTTGTGCGCAACCGCCGCCATGACGTTCGCCGCCGGCAAACCGCTGACCTTCGGTCTGCTGCTTGTCGGCCCCTACAACGACAAAGGCTACAGCCAGGCCCAATACGAGGGCGGCAAGTACGTCGAGGCCCACCTGCCCGGCTCGAAGATGCTCTACCTCGACAAGCTCAATCCCGCCGACCGGCCCGGGGTCACCATCCCCCAGGTGGTGGACGATCTGGCCGCCAAAGGGGCCACCCTCATCCTCGCCGGCTCCGACGACATGAAGGACGGCATCCGCGAGGCCGCCAGCCAGCACCCGGAACTGACCTTCGTCCACGTTTCCGGCGACGACGTGCTGACCGGCAAGGCCCCGAAGAACCTGGGCAACCTCTTTTCGAAGATGGAATACGCCAAGATGATGGCCGGCTTTTCCGCGGCCATGACCACCAAGACCGGCAAGATCGGCTTCCTGGGACCGCTCATTAACGACGAGACCCGCCGCCTGGCCGACGCCGCCTACCTCGGCGCGCGCCATGCCTGGGTCGACGTGCGCGGCCAAAAGCCCGAGGACCTCACCTTCAAGGTGTCCTGGATCGGCTTCTGGTTCAACATCCCAGGCGTGACCGCCGACCCCAACCAGCTGGCCGGCTCCTTTTTCGACCAGGGCTTCGACGTCATCATCTCCGGCATCGACACCCCGGAAGCCCTGACCGTGGCCGCCGCCCGACGCAACGCCGGAGCCGACGTCCACGCCCTGCCCTACGACTACAAGGACGCCTGCCAGGGCGCGCCCGAAGCCTGTCTGGGCGTTCCCTACTTCAACTGGGGCCCCCCGTTTCTGACCATCGCCAAGGCCGTTGCCGACGGGACCTACAAGCCCGCCTTCACCTGGCTGTCCCCGGACTTCGCCGCCTTAAACGACCCGGACAAGAGCCCGGTCGGCTTCATGCCCGGCAAGGGGCTGTCCGCCGAGGCCAAAAAGGCCCTGGACGCCTTTGTCGCGGACCTCGGCTCGGGCAAGGCGAACCTCTACGCCGGACCGCTGGAATACCAGGACGGCTCGGTGTTCGTGCCGGCCGGCCACACGGCCACGGACAAGGAACTGTGGTTCTGTCCCCAGCTTCTGCGCGGCATGGAAGGGGCCAGCGCCTCCAAATAG
- a CDS encoding ATP-binding cassette domain-containing protein, which translates to MEIVLSGIVKRFGALAANDGVTAALAPGRIHGILGENGAGKSTLMRVLCGTYAPDAGTIRIDGREYAKLSPEAASRLGIGMLSQDPLDFPPLKVWENFAISGGEVRSRTEARQRLRAVCARMGFDLPPDAAAADLSVAQRQHLELARLMDRDVRLLILDEPTTGISPAQKEALFGVLRAFVADGERIVALVTHKLAEAKELCDKVYVLRQGKLAGAFDAPLDGPAILSAMFAGQGEVLCDILDSPVPPAPRPVATDATPPLLRLRKAVIADEKTVLAPCTLTVMPGEIVGLAGIAGGGQEAFLRGLAGIAPIVAGALEIDGNALAGKPARRFLAAGVHHLPASRMEEGLFPGLSLLDHVRLAFPDKRRQAATIFAERCVGRFRLTDTPNAPAASLSGGNQQRLLLSLIPDDTKLLLADNPTRGLDAASIAQIWDHFRERAAAGAAVLFFSEDLDELLAHAGRALVFYNRTIVADLPAEALQAGLVGDLMTGRASAEAAS; encoded by the coding sequence ATGGAAATCGTCCTTTCCGGCATCGTCAAACGGTTCGGGGCGCTCGCCGCCAACGACGGCGTGACGGCAGCGCTCGCCCCGGGCCGTATCCACGGCATCCTCGGCGAAAACGGAGCCGGCAAGTCGACGCTCATGCGCGTCTTGTGCGGGACCTACGCCCCGGATGCCGGGACCATCCGCATCGACGGCCGGGAATACGCGAAGCTCTCGCCCGAAGCGGCCTCGCGCCTGGGCATCGGCATGCTGTCCCAGGACCCCCTCGACTTCCCGCCGCTTAAGGTCTGGGAAAACTTCGCCATAAGCGGCGGCGAGGTCCGCTCCCGGACCGAGGCCAGGCAGCGTCTGCGCGCGGTCTGCGCCCGCATGGGCTTCGACCTCCCGCCCGACGCCGCCGCCGCCGACCTGTCCGTGGCCCAGCGCCAGCATCTGGAGCTGGCCCGGCTCATGGACCGCGACGTGCGCCTTTTAATCCTCGACGAGCCGACCACGGGCATCTCCCCGGCCCAGAAGGAAGCGCTTTTCGGCGTGCTGCGGGCCTTCGTGGCCGACGGCGAACGCATCGTGGCCCTGGTCACCCACAAGCTGGCCGAGGCCAAAGAGCTTTGCGACAAGGTCTACGTCCTGCGCCAGGGCAAACTGGCCGGCGCCTTCGACGCGCCGCTTGACGGCCCGGCGATCCTTTCGGCCATGTTCGCCGGCCAGGGCGAAGTGCTCTGCGATATCCTGGACAGCCCGGTCCCGCCCGCGCCCCGGCCCGTGGCCACGGACGCGACGCCGCCCCTGCTGCGGCTGCGCAAGGCCGTCATCGCCGACGAGAAGACCGTGCTTGCGCCCTGCACCCTGACCGTTATGCCCGGGGAGATCGTCGGGCTGGCCGGCATCGCCGGCGGCGGCCAGGAGGCCTTTTTGCGCGGGCTGGCCGGCATCGCCCCGATTGTGGCCGGCGCGCTGGAAATTGACGGCAACGCCCTGGCCGGCAAACCGGCCCGGCGGTTCCTGGCCGCCGGCGTCCACCACCTGCCCGCCTCGCGCATGGAGGAAGGGCTTTTTCCGGGCCTGTCGCTTCTGGACCACGTGCGGCTGGCCTTTCCCGACAAGCGCCGGCAGGCGGCCACGATCTTCGCCGAGCGCTGCGTGGGGCGCTTCCGCCTGACCGACACGCCGAACGCCCCGGCCGCCTCGCTTTCCGGCGGCAACCAGCAGCGCCTGCTGCTCTCGCTCATTCCGGACGACACCAAACTCCTTTTGGCCGACAACCCCACGCGCGGCCTGGACGCGGCCTCCATCGCCCAGATCTGGGACCATTTCCGGGAGCGCGCGGCTGCGGGCGCCGCCGTGCTCTTTTTCTCCGAGGACCTCGACGAACTGCTGGCCCATGCCGGCCGGGCCCTCGTCTTTTACAACCGGACCATCGTGGCCGACCTGCCGGCCGAAGCGTTGCAGGCCGGGCTCGTCGGCGACCTCATGACCGGCCGGGCCTCTGCGGAGGCGGCATCATGA
- a CDS encoding ABC transporter permease, which produces MMRAAPRALARAAFAVGLALAATLAIVAASGAPPLETLAVMAQGGFGSEAAWLRTLSSFAPLLLCGAALCVTFAANLWNIGVEGQITMGALGCLWFLRAVSPAGPLPPGLAVTLSLLAAMAGGAAWALLSGVLRTHGRVHEIFSGLGLNFVAMGVSLWLILGPWKRPGMASLSGTAPLDPALWLPALGGRPMSLVGPILAVLAFAGVVWLLTRTFFGLTLSAVRQNSLAAERLGLAPKIRILTAMGIGGALAGLAGGVLIAGLYHRLIPSVSGNYGYTAILAVLLASGSLPAVPLACLFFAALAVGSIQLPLTLSLDSSLAGVIQGVLVLTLFAARGLWPAASRRKP; this is translated from the coding sequence ATGATGCGCGCCGCTCCCCGCGCCCTGGCCCGGGCCGCCTTTGCCGTCGGTCTGGCCCTGGCCGCGACCCTCGCCATCGTGGCTGCCTCGGGCGCGCCGCCACTCGAGACCCTGGCCGTCATGGCCCAGGGCGGGTTCGGCTCCGAAGCGGCCTGGCTGCGCACCCTGTCCTCGTTCGCCCCGCTGCTCTTGTGCGGCGCGGCCCTTTGCGTCACCTTCGCCGCCAATCTCTGGAACATCGGCGTGGAGGGCCAGATCACCATGGGGGCCCTCGGCTGTCTGTGGTTCCTGCGCGCCGTTTCTCCCGCCGGGCCCCTGCCGCCGGGGCTGGCCGTCACCCTGTCGCTCCTGGCGGCCATGGCCGGCGGCGCGGCCTGGGCGCTTTTATCCGGCGTACTGCGCACCCACGGCCGGGTGCACGAGATCTTTTCCGGCCTGGGGCTCAATTTCGTGGCCATGGGCGTGTCGCTGTGGCTGATCCTCGGGCCCTGGAAGCGGCCGGGCATGGCGTCCTTAAGCGGCACGGCCCCCCTCGACCCCGCCCTGTGGCTGCCGGCCCTCGGCGGCCGGCCCATGAGCCTTGTCGGCCCCATTCTCGCCGTTTTGGCCTTTGCCGGCGTGGTCTGGCTCCTCACGCGCACCTTTTTCGGCCTGACCCTGTCCGCCGTGCGCCAGAACTCCCTGGCCGCCGAACGACTCGGCCTTGCGCCCAAGATCCGGATACTCACGGCCATGGGCATCGGCGGCGCCTTGGCCGGCCTGGCCGGCGGAGTGCTCATCGCCGGGCTCTACCACCGGCTTATCCCTTCCGTTTCCGGCAACTACGGCTACACGGCCATCCTGGCCGTTCTTTTGGCCTCTGGCAGCCTGCCGGCCGTGCCCCTGGCCTGCCTTTTTTTCGCCGCCCTGGCCGTGGGCTCCATCCAGCTGCCCCTGACCCTGTCCCTGGACTCCTCGTTGGCCGGCGTCATCCAGGGCGTGCTGGTGCTGACCCTTTTCGCAGCCAGGGGGCTCTGGCCGGCCGCATCGCGGAGGAAGCCGTGA
- a CDS encoding ABC transporter permease, with the protein MSFGYMEALFASVLFAAAPLIVASLGETVAERAGVINLSLDGTLLFSAMAAFTVARVTGNPWLGLLAGAGAGAAVAAVLVLFGQALRVSELAVGFVLTLFCRELAYFLGHAQARRPGPDLGVLHIPGLADLPFLGKGVFHQSPVVLLSLLAVAGVWFFLMRTKTGLLVRAVGESPEAVKARGFSVARVRFWCCLAGGAMAGCAGGFYSLAVKPGWGHPQGCEGAGWIALAIVIFGGWKPARVALGALFFAAIQVAGIALQDALPGLSGTLFQIAPFPVMIITLLVVNLRRSAAFREAARRVPILGRLMPRSAGGAPGAIVGALDRGF; encoded by the coding sequence GTGAGTTTCGGCTATATGGAGGCGCTTTTCGCCTCGGTGCTTTTCGCCGCCGCGCCGCTGATCGTGGCTTCGCTCGGCGAGACCGTGGCCGAGCGCGCCGGAGTCATCAACCTGTCGCTCGACGGCACGCTCCTTTTTTCCGCCATGGCCGCCTTCACCGTGGCCCGGGTGACCGGCAACCCCTGGTTGGGGCTTTTGGCCGGGGCCGGAGCCGGGGCGGCGGTGGCCGCGGTGCTGGTTCTCTTCGGCCAGGCGCTTCGGGTTTCGGAGCTGGCCGTCGGGTTCGTGCTGACGCTTTTTTGCCGCGAACTGGCCTACTTCCTCGGCCATGCCCAGGCACGCCGGCCGGGGCCGGATCTTGGCGTCCTCCACATCCCGGGGCTGGCCGACCTGCCGTTTCTCGGCAAGGGCGTGTTCCACCAGAGCCCGGTGGTGCTTTTAAGCCTGCTGGCCGTGGCCGGGGTCTGGTTTTTCCTCATGCGCACCAAGACGGGACTGCTTGTGCGGGCGGTCGGCGAATCGCCCGAGGCGGTCAAGGCGCGGGGATTTTCCGTGGCCAGGGTGCGGTTTTGGTGCTGTCTGGCCGGCGGGGCCATGGCCGGATGCGCCGGCGGCTTTTATTCCCTGGCCGTCAAGCCCGGCTGGGGTCATCCGCAGGGCTGCGAGGGCGCGGGCTGGATCGCGCTGGCCATCGTCATCTTCGGCGGCTGGAAACCGGCCCGGGTGGCGCTTGGGGCGCTCTTTTTCGCCGCCATCCAGGTGGCCGGCATCGCGCTGCAGGACGCGCTGCCCGGGCTTTCGGGCACGCTTTTCCAGATCGCGCCCTTCCCGGTCATGATCATCACCCTGCTGGTGGTCAACCTGCGCCGCTCGGCCGCGTTTCGCGAAGCCGCCCGCCGCGTGCCCATCCTCGGCCGGCTCATGCCGCGCAGCGCCGGCGGTGCGCCCGGGGCCATCGTCGGGGCGTTGGACAGGGGATTTTAG